One genomic segment of Helianthus annuus cultivar XRQ/B chromosome 14, HanXRQr2.0-SUNRISE, whole genome shotgun sequence includes these proteins:
- the LOC110908266 gene encoding mannose/glucose-specific lectin produces the protein MEGVLQNMKPAGFIRVAPWGQPIGDPQKNNWSFEIEEGYKLQSIRIGHADDVITSLTFTTEFRGALSISNKFGSAGAQSLSLVTFDSDEEIVGIKVTFGLKGRDTYLSSLFFITNKNTHGPFGGITNSLFSLPWNKGSLVGFYGNASDWIGGIGGIGVYLKVYGEIMRIGTWGKPLPAFPQTIWSFQLEGNYRLSKITIDHGETINSLMFNSSEKVDDPNGLSIIDHVTLDEDEEIIGISGMVGTLPTRQTIISSISFTTNKKTHGPFGDNVKGTPFSVSWDAGSFAGFYGLHGRYFDSIGVYLKDTN, from the exons ATGGAAGGAGTACTACAAAACATGAAACCAGCGGGATTTATTCGAGTAGCACCATGGGGACAACCgattggagatcctcagaagaaTAACTGGTCTTTTGAAATTGAGGAAGGTTATAAGCTGCAAAGTATAAGGATTGGTCATGCTGATGATGTGATAACCTCTCTCACGTTCACCACCGAGTTTCGAGGTGCATTGAGCATTTCTAATAAGTTTGGTTCGGCTGGAGCACAATCACTATCGCTG GTCACGTTTGACTCGGATGAGGAAATAGTTGGAATTAAAGTAACCTTTGGTCTTAAAGGTCGTGACACATACCTTTCTTCTTTGTTTTTTATAACCAACAAGAACACGCATGGACCTTTTGGTGGAATAACCAATTCTTTGTTCTCCTTACCATGGAACAAAGGCTCATTAGTTGGATTTTATGGCAATGCCAGCGATTGGATTGGCGGCATTGGTGGCATTGGTGTCTATTTGAAGGTGTATGGGGAAATCATGAGGATCGGAACATGGGGAAAACCTCTTCCGGCGTTTCCACAAACTATTTGGTCTTTCCAACTTGAGGGAAATTATCGTTTGAGCAAGATAACCATTGACCATGGCGAAACCATAAACTCTTTGATGTTCAATTCTTCTGAAAAGGTGGATGATCCGAATGGACTTTCCATAATCGATCATGTAACACTTGATGAGGATGAAGAAATTATTGGCATTAGTGGCATGGTTGGAACACTCCCCACCCGTCAAACAATAATTTCATCAATATCATTCACGACGAACAAAAAAACCCATGGGCCATTTGGTGACAATGTCAAAGGGACACCTTTTTCTGTGTCATGGGATGCTGGTTCTTTTGCTGGATTTTATGGCCTTCATGGTCGTTATTTTGATAGTATCGGTGTCTATTTGAAGGATACAAATTAG